Proteins encoded by one window of Bacteroidales bacterium:
- a CDS encoding Spy/CpxP family protein refolding chaperone, with amino-acid sequence MKTQNLSKLLPAIVLAIVILFTTDAFAQRGRGYRGQGACRAFEEMPDRAAQNQGFCINLPGLTEEQSEKMDALRLKNIKENQELRNQLGEKQAQLRTLKTADQPDMNAINNTIDEMAVLRGGMHKNQAATHQEIRKLLTEEQKILFDSRGPVRRGFASADMGEPRGKGRGYRADCPYRK; translated from the coding sequence ATGAAAACACAGAATTTAAGCAAATTGCTGCCGGCAATCGTACTGGCAATTGTAATACTCTTCACTACTGACGCATTTGCGCAACGTGGCAGAGGATATCGCGGACAAGGTGCGTGCAGGGCATTTGAAGAAATGCCAGATCGGGCAGCACAGAATCAGGGCTTTTGCATCAATCTTCCCGGCCTCACAGAGGAACAATCGGAAAAGATGGATGCCCTCAGGCTCAAAAACATAAAAGAAAACCAGGAGTTGCGAAACCAGCTCGGTGAAAAGCAAGCGCAGTTGCGTACACTTAAAACAGCCGATCAGCCTGATATGAACGCCATCAATAATACCATTGATGAAATGGCAGTTTTACGTGGCGGCATGCATAAAAATCAGGCGGCTACGCATCAGGAAATCAGAAAACTGCTTACGGAAGAACAAAAGATACTATTTGATTCGCGTGGCCCTGTAAGAAGAGGGTTTGCCTCTGCTGATATGGGCGAACCCAGAGGAAAAGGCCGTGGATACAGAGCTGATTGTCCCTATAGAAAATAA